One segment of Campylobacter hominis ATCC BAA-381 DNA contains the following:
- a CDS encoding peptidoglycan DD-metalloendopeptidase family protein, with the protein MRVFLIFLMIFSFSFGSNIEKFSWPEGVSLLKFFEVSKIPLSLYYNLENEDQEVVSEIISGSDCYMLKDDDGEILQILIPVSNELQIQIYKDKFNQYKLTFTPIIYSVSHNTLSIEVNKSPYVDIIEATGNTTLANEFMIMFKNEVDFKKLQKGDKIVIIYDQKTRLGRQFGDIKISAGMLESNGKAHYMYFYDDKYYNENGKQVENFLLILPIYGARIASNFTPKRYHPILHRYRAHLGIDYAAPKGTKIYAAGGGKVTFVGRRNGYGNTVEISHGSNISTLYAHLNGFAKGIKKGVTVKQKQLIAYVGNTGLATGPHLHFGVYRNKVAVNPNSIVKVEKEQIVTKEQAKFKQLVKDTNENIRKILVSNENPKKLENFDNFVMLN; encoded by the coding sequence ATGAGAGTTTTTTTGATTTTTTTGATGATTTTTTCTTTTTCTTTCGGCTCAAATATTGAGAAATTCAGCTGGCCGGAAGGTGTCAGTTTATTAAAATTTTTTGAAGTCTCTAAAATTCCGCTTTCACTTTATTATAATCTTGAAAATGAAGATCAGGAAGTTGTCAGCGAAATAATATCCGGTTCGGATTGTTATATGTTAAAAGACGATGACGGCGAAATTTTACAAATATTAATACCTGTAAGCAATGAACTTCAAATTCAAATTTATAAAGATAAATTTAACCAATATAAATTAACCTTTACACCGATTATTTATTCGGTTTCTCACAATACTCTCAGTATTGAAGTTAATAAATCGCCGTATGTCGATATAATCGAAGCTACAGGAAATACGACGTTGGCAAACGAATTTATGATAATGTTTAAAAATGAGGTTGATTTCAAGAAATTGCAAAAAGGCGATAAAATTGTCATTATTTATGATCAAAAAACAAGGCTTGGAAGACAATTCGGAGATATTAAAATTTCGGCAGGAATGTTAGAAAGTAATGGAAAAGCTCATTATATGTATTTTTATGATGATAAATATTATAATGAAAACGGCAAACAGGTAGAAAATTTCTTGCTTATTTTGCCTATATACGGCGCTAGAATCGCGTCAAATTTTACGCCAAAAAGATATCATCCTATTTTGCACAGATACCGTGCTCATTTGGGAATTGACTATGCAGCACCTAAAGGAACGAAAATTTATGCTGCAGGTGGTGGTAAAGTAACTTTTGTAGGTAGAAGAAACGGATATGGAAATACGGTTGAAATTTCTCACGGTAGCAATATATCAACACTTTACGCGCATTTAAACGGTTTTGCAAAAGGTATAAAAAAGGGAGTAACGGTAAAACAAAAACAACTGATTGCTTATGTTGGGAATACCGGACTTGCAACAGGACCGCATTTACATTTTGGCGTTTATAGAAATAAAGTAGCCGTAAATCCAAACAGTATAGTAAAAGTCGAAAAAGAACAAATCGTAACAAAAGAGCAGGCGAAATTTAAACAACTTGTAAAAGATACAAATGAAAACATAAGGAAAATTTTAGTTTCCAACGAAAATCCAAAGAAATTAGAAAATTTTGATAATTTTGTTATGTTAAATTAA
- a CDS encoding plasminogen-binding N-terminal domain-containing protein, translated as MNKFLLIFICFFTFAFSADFNMKTYETTLIGVENGYGTITDSPDIVIGSSGIISHTFLNGESSIIARAVVTEKNGANAKVRFEVFSMLAQKALPLPKILPQSGDKIVLNFLYSRSLLITPNKEIYDQIKLAFPNIDFVDPDVNAAYLSSEFKPNPGRDEFRKMCADNAAGLIFFALNGKGVFADCGSFKTLKTFKTGGINSYTLPFYSHVEGISTMIWDFKNGQINDYDEYYRYLLGEE; from the coding sequence TTGAATAAATTTCTTTTGATTTTTATCTGCTTTTTTACTTTTGCATTTTCTGCAGATTTTAATATGAAGACTTACGAAACTACGCTTATTGGCGTAGAAAACGGATACGGCACTATAACAGACAGTCCGGATATTGTAATTGGAAGCAGCGGTATTATTTCGCATACATTTTTAAACGGCGAGAGTTCTATAATAGCGCGCGCTGTTGTAACGGAAAAAAACGGTGCAAACGCGAAAGTAAGATTTGAAGTTTTTTCAATGCTTGCCCAAAAAGCACTTCCGCTTCCTAAAATTTTACCGCAAAGCGGTGATAAAATCGTGCTTAATTTTCTTTATTCACGCTCTTTGCTTATCACTCCGAATAAAGAAATTTACGACCAGATAAAATTGGCCTTTCCAAACATTGACTTTGTAGATCCTGATGTAAACGCGGCTTATCTTAGCAGCGAATTTAAACCGAATCCCGGAAGAGACGAATTTCGTAAAATGTGCGCCGATAATGCGGCCGGACTTATATTTTTCGCATTAAATGGAAAAGGTGTTTTTGCTGACTGCGGAAGCTTTAAAACTTTAAAAACATTTAAAACTGGCGGCATCAACAGTTATACTTTACCGTTTTATTCGCATGTAGAAGGCATTTCAACGATGATTTGGGATTTTAAAAACGGACAAATAAACGACTATGACGAATATTATCGCTATTTGCTTGGAGAAGAGTGA